One genomic window of Triticum urartu cultivar G1812 unplaced genomic scaffold, Tu2.1 TuUngrouped_contig_1878, whole genome shotgun sequence includes the following:
- the LOC125526789 gene encoding tetraspanin-19-like — MAGHAAVRSCVQTALKAANSLVGLAGMAVILYALWVLRAWSQQAADHLPAPWFIYTLLSLGIIMCLLTCSGHIAAETANSPCLSCHMIFVFLLVILEAAIAADVFLNSYWEEDFPDDPSGKFDEFKHFVRSNFDICEWVALSVVAAQALSIILAMVLRALGPENEIEYDSDDDAVPARLPLLRNKPQHGPSYGEPNSPRRIDSWHVRILDKANEQ, encoded by the exons ATGGCGGGGCACGCGGCGGTGCGTAGCTGCGTGCAGACGGCGCTCAAGGCGGCCAACTCCCTCGTGGGGCTCGCCGGGATGGCCGTCATCCTCTACGCGCTCTGGGTGCTCCGCGCCTGGTCCCAGCAGGCCGCCGACCACCTCCCCGCCCCCTG GTTTATCTACACTCTTCTCAGCCTGGGGATCATCATGTGCTTGCTGACCTGCTCGGGCCATATCGCCGCCGAAACTGCAAACAGCCCCTGCCTGTCTTGT CACATGATCTTTGTATTCTTGCTTGTGATACTGGAAGCTGCAATCGCCGCCGATGTATTTCTGAATAGCTACTGGGAGGAG GATTTCCCAGATGACCCATCCGGGAAGTTTGATGAATTCAAGCATTTCGTGAGATCAAATTTTGACATATGTGAATGGGTAGCCCTCTCGGTGGTCGCTGCTCAG GCGCTATCAATCATTCTTGCAATGGTACTTAGGGCCCTTGGCCCCGAAAATGAAATCGAATACGACAGTGACGATGATGCAGTGCCCGCAAGGCTGCCTCTCCTAAGGAACAAGCCCCAGCATGGTCCAAGCTATGGCGAACCTAACTCACCTCGCAGGATTGATTCATGGCATGTGCGGATCTTAGACAAG GCCAACGAACAATAA